One segment of Salvia splendens isolate huo1 chromosome 20, SspV2, whole genome shotgun sequence DNA contains the following:
- the LOC121782119 gene encoding signal recognition particle 19 kDa protein-like, whose protein sequence is MHFILHQRGILYLATAVDQFGLSSIQNCKGYIELIYFHLFYGNIMDVDLSNIKKWVIVYPIYINSKKTLAEGRRINASKACENPTCTEVYDCCAHLKIPRVIEAYPRDFMQRGRVRVMLKKEDGSFYNPAISSRKQLMLHVAELVRQHPGRTKKQEPATSAAAGSKYGKGGKKKR, encoded by the exons ATGCATTTTATCCTACATCAAAGAGGCATACTATATTTAGCAACTGCCGTTGATCAGTTTGGATTGTCATCTATACAAAATTGTAAGGGGTATATTGAATTGATTtactttcatttattttatggCAACATTATGGATGTCGATTTGTCGAATATAAAGAAATGGGTGATCGTGTACCCAATTTACATAAATTCGAAAAAAACCCTAGCCGAGGGACGGAGAATCAATGCCAGCAAAGCATGTGAAAATCCTACATGCACCGAGGTTTATGATTGCTGTGCTCACTTGAAAATTCCCCGTGTGATTGAG GCATACCCTCGAGATTTTATGCAAAGAGGTAGAGTGAGAGTGATGTTGAAAAAGGAAGACGGGAGCTTCTACAATCCAGCTATTTCTTCGA GGAAGCAACTAATGCTTCACGTTGCCGAGCTGGTTCGCCAACATCCGGGTCGGACGAAGAAACAGGAGCCCGCCACGTCTGCTGCCGCCGGTTCTAAATATGGAAAGGGTGGAAAGAAGAAGCGGTAG
- the LOC121782102 gene encoding cell division control protein 2 homolog A-like isoform X1, translated as MRYECSLSVKLLCAKLTQPIPSFFLLFSLSAIHRSLMEQYEKVEKIGEGTYGVVYKARDRVTNETIALKKIRLEQEDEGVPSTAIREISLLKEMQHGNIVRLHDVVHSEKRLYLVFEYLDLDLKKHMDSCPEFSQDPRLIKAFLYQILCGLAYCHSHRVLHRDLKPQNLLIDRRTNALKLADFGLARAFGIPVRTFTHEVVTLWYRAPEILLGSRHYSTPVDVWSVGCIFAEMVNKHALFPGDSEIDELFKIFRVMGTPTEDTWPGVTSLPDFKSSFPKWPSKDLATVVPNLDSSGLDLLRKMLCLDPSKRITARTALAHEYFKDIDFVP; from the exons ATGCGATATGAATGCTCTCTTTCGGTGAAACTGCTTTGCGCTAAACTAACTCAACCCATTCCCTCCTTTTTTTtactcttctctctctccgcaATTCATCGATCTCTG ATGGAGCAG TATGAAAAAGTGGAGAAGATTGGCGAGGGAACATACGGAGTGGTATACAAAGCCCGTGATCGTGTAACTAATGAAACCATTGCTCTGAAGAAAATCAGGCTGGAGCAAGAGGATGAGGGGGTGCCAAGCACTGCCATCAGAGAGATTTCTCTTTTGAAAGAGATGCAGCACGGAAATATCGTAAG ATTGCATGATGTGGTTCACAGTGAGAAGCGTTTGTATTTGGTTTTTGAATACCTGGACTTGGATTTGAAGAAACACATGGATTCTTGTCCAGAGTTCTCACAGGATCCTCGTCTGATAAAA GCGTTTCTGTACCAAATACTATGTGGACTTGCCTATTGTCATTCTCATCGTGTGCTTCATCGAGACTTGAAACCTCAAAACTTACTAATAGATCGTCGGACCAATGCACTGAAACTTGCAGACTTCGGACTGGCCAGAGCATTTGGTATTCCTGTTAGGACATTTACACATGAG GTTGTGACTTTATGGTACAGAGCTCCAGAGATACTCCTTGGTTCGCGGCACTATTCTACTCCTGTTGATGTGTGGTCCGTAGGCTGTATATTTGCTGAGATGGTAAACAAGCATGCATTGTTTCCTGGAGACTCTGAAATTGACGAACTCTTCAAAATTTTTAG GGTCATGGGTACCCCAACTGAAGACACATGGCCTGGAGTAACATCCCTACCTGATTTTAAATCATCATTTCCAAAGTGGCCATCCAAG GATCTGGCAACTGTCGTACCAAATCTTGATTCATCTGGTCTTGACCTCCTTCGT AAAATGCTCTGCTTGGATCCTAGCAAAAGAATCACCGCAAGAACTGCTCTTGCGCACGAGTACTTCAAGGATATCGACTTTGTCCCTTAA
- the LOC121782102 gene encoding cell division control protein 2 homolog A-like isoform X2, giving the protein MEQYEKVEKIGEGTYGVVYKARDRVTNETIALKKIRLEQEDEGVPSTAIREISLLKEMQHGNIVRLHDVVHSEKRLYLVFEYLDLDLKKHMDSCPEFSQDPRLIKAFLYQILCGLAYCHSHRVLHRDLKPQNLLIDRRTNALKLADFGLARAFGIPVRTFTHEVVTLWYRAPEILLGSRHYSTPVDVWSVGCIFAEMVNKHALFPGDSEIDELFKIFRVMGTPTEDTWPGVTSLPDFKSSFPKWPSKDLATVVPNLDSSGLDLLRKMLCLDPSKRITARTALAHEYFKDIDFVP; this is encoded by the exons ATGGAGCAG TATGAAAAAGTGGAGAAGATTGGCGAGGGAACATACGGAGTGGTATACAAAGCCCGTGATCGTGTAACTAATGAAACCATTGCTCTGAAGAAAATCAGGCTGGAGCAAGAGGATGAGGGGGTGCCAAGCACTGCCATCAGAGAGATTTCTCTTTTGAAAGAGATGCAGCACGGAAATATCGTAAG ATTGCATGATGTGGTTCACAGTGAGAAGCGTTTGTATTTGGTTTTTGAATACCTGGACTTGGATTTGAAGAAACACATGGATTCTTGTCCAGAGTTCTCACAGGATCCTCGTCTGATAAAA GCGTTTCTGTACCAAATACTATGTGGACTTGCCTATTGTCATTCTCATCGTGTGCTTCATCGAGACTTGAAACCTCAAAACTTACTAATAGATCGTCGGACCAATGCACTGAAACTTGCAGACTTCGGACTGGCCAGAGCATTTGGTATTCCTGTTAGGACATTTACACATGAG GTTGTGACTTTATGGTACAGAGCTCCAGAGATACTCCTTGGTTCGCGGCACTATTCTACTCCTGTTGATGTGTGGTCCGTAGGCTGTATATTTGCTGAGATGGTAAACAAGCATGCATTGTTTCCTGGAGACTCTGAAATTGACGAACTCTTCAAAATTTTTAG GGTCATGGGTACCCCAACTGAAGACACATGGCCTGGAGTAACATCCCTACCTGATTTTAAATCATCATTTCCAAAGTGGCCATCCAAG GATCTGGCAACTGTCGTACCAAATCTTGATTCATCTGGTCTTGACCTCCTTCGT AAAATGCTCTGCTTGGATCCTAGCAAAAGAATCACCGCAAGAACTGCTCTTGCGCACGAGTACTTCAAGGATATCGACTTTGTCCCTTAA
- the LOC121782118 gene encoding histidine-containing phosphotransfer protein 4-like isoform X1: MHQFFHLYITHATICSFPIESRNTIFFFYLSLASCCFFFITMEGNQLPCQASYMRNALFSQGYLDDQFLQLEDLQDEGNPNCVEEVVKLFYSDSARLIQNIELTLENTPWDFEKLDNIMHQYKGSSSSIGAKKVKKEFTQFQEYCKVENIDGCMRTFQEVKQEHASLKRKLENYFQLVREAR, encoded by the exons ATGCATCAATTTTTTCACCTATATATAACGCATGCAACCATATGCTCTTTTCCTATTGAATCCAGAAAtacaatcttttttttttatctttcacTTGCTTCTTGCTGTTTCTTTTTCATTACAATGGAGGGTAATCAACTGCCATGCCAAGCTTCCTACATGAGAAATGCTCTATTCAGTCAG GGATATCTCGATGATCAGTTCCTTCAATTGGAAGATTTGCAAGATGAAGGTAATCCTAACTGTGTGGAAGAAGTGGTCAAGCTATTTTACTCAGACTCAGCCCGCCTTATTCAGAACATAGAACTGACACT AGAAAATACTCCCTGGGACTTCGAGAAACTGGATAATATCATGCATCAGTATAAGGGTAGCAGCTCTAG CATTGGTGCCAAAAAAGTCAAGAAGGAATTCACACAATTTCAAGAATACTGCAAAGTTGAGAACATTGATGG GTGCATGAGAACATTCCAAGAGGTAAAACAAGAGCATGCATCTCTGAAGAGGAAGCTTGAGAACTATTTTCAG CTTGTAAGAGAAGCTCGATAA
- the LOC121782118 gene encoding histidine-containing phosphotransfer protein 4-like isoform X2, whose protein sequence is MHQFFHLYITHATICSFPIESRNTIFFFYLSLASCCFFFITMEGNQLPCQASYMRNALFSQGYLDDQFLQLEDLQDEGNPNCVEEVVKLFYSDSARLIQNIELTLENTPWDFEKLDNIMHQYKGSSSSIGAKKVKKEFTQFQEYCKVENIDGCMRTFQELVREAR, encoded by the exons ATGCATCAATTTTTTCACCTATATATAACGCATGCAACCATATGCTCTTTTCCTATTGAATCCAGAAAtacaatcttttttttttatctttcacTTGCTTCTTGCTGTTTCTTTTTCATTACAATGGAGGGTAATCAACTGCCATGCCAAGCTTCCTACATGAGAAATGCTCTATTCAGTCAG GGATATCTCGATGATCAGTTCCTTCAATTGGAAGATTTGCAAGATGAAGGTAATCCTAACTGTGTGGAAGAAGTGGTCAAGCTATTTTACTCAGACTCAGCCCGCCTTATTCAGAACATAGAACTGACACT AGAAAATACTCCCTGGGACTTCGAGAAACTGGATAATATCATGCATCAGTATAAGGGTAGCAGCTCTAG CATTGGTGCCAAAAAAGTCAAGAAGGAATTCACACAATTTCAAGAATACTGCAAAGTTGAGAACATTGATGG GTGCATGAGAACATTCCAAGAG CTTGTAAGAGAAGCTCGATAA
- the LOC121782118 gene encoding histidine-containing phosphotransfer protein 4-like isoform X3 has translation MRNALFSQGYLDDQFLQLEDLQDEGNPNCVEEVVKLFYSDSARLIQNIELTLENTPWDFEKLDNIMHQYKGSSSSIGAKKVKKEFTQFQEYCKVENIDGCMRTFQEVKQEHASLKRKLENYFQLVREAR, from the exons ATGAGAAATGCTCTATTCAGTCAG GGATATCTCGATGATCAGTTCCTTCAATTGGAAGATTTGCAAGATGAAGGTAATCCTAACTGTGTGGAAGAAGTGGTCAAGCTATTTTACTCAGACTCAGCCCGCCTTATTCAGAACATAGAACTGACACT AGAAAATACTCCCTGGGACTTCGAGAAACTGGATAATATCATGCATCAGTATAAGGGTAGCAGCTCTAG CATTGGTGCCAAAAAAGTCAAGAAGGAATTCACACAATTTCAAGAATACTGCAAAGTTGAGAACATTGATGG GTGCATGAGAACATTCCAAGAGGTAAAACAAGAGCATGCATCTCTGAAGAGGAAGCTTGAGAACTATTTTCAG CTTGTAAGAGAAGCTCGATAA